A region from the Rhodothermales bacterium genome encodes:
- a CDS encoding glycoside hydrolase family 16 protein, which translates to MRVFWSGLLIVLVSFSAACDNSTAVQDDDDDGVPQTIGDWQLVWNDEFEGDRVDTGKWSFQVGDGCDIGLCGWGNNELQSYTTTNASVEDGKLVITAERESVGGRDYTSARVRTANKGDWKYGRFEIRAKLPPGQGFWPAIWLLPTDGTYGGWAASGEIDIMEAQGQAPRTVLGTLHYGDTFPNNQSSGGAYSLPSGFFTDSFHTFVLEWSEGRMLWYVDDVPYQVQTEWNTVSAPFPAPFDQRFHLLLNVAVGGNFVGAPDGTTTFPQSMEVEYVRVYQKPDAQ; encoded by the coding sequence ATGAGAGTGTTTTGGTCGGGATTACTGATTGTTCTGGTTTCCTTTTCGGCCGCGTGCGACAACTCAACCGCGGTGCAGGACGACGACGATGACGGAGTTCCTCAGACCATCGGCGACTGGCAACTGGTCTGGAATGACGAGTTCGAAGGCGACCGCGTGGACACGGGGAAGTGGAGTTTCCAGGTTGGCGATGGCTGCGACATCGGACTGTGCGGGTGGGGCAACAATGAACTTCAATCCTACACGACGACGAACGCTTCAGTCGAGGACGGCAAGCTGGTAATCACAGCAGAGCGCGAGTCGGTCGGCGGCAGGGATTACACGTCGGCACGCGTCCGGACAGCAAACAAAGGGGACTGGAAGTACGGTCGGTTTGAGATTCGCGCCAAGCTGCCTCCGGGCCAGGGGTTCTGGCCGGCGATCTGGTTGCTACCTACGGACGGGACGTACGGAGGGTGGGCGGCATCCGGAGAAATTGATATCATGGAGGCGCAGGGCCAGGCCCCCCGCACGGTTCTCGGCACATTGCACTACGGTGACACCTTTCCCAACAACCAGAGTAGCGGAGGAGCGTACTCGCTACCATCCGGCTTTTTCACGGATTCGTTTCACACGTTCGTTCTGGAATGGTCTGAAGGTCGGATGTTGTGGTATGTGGACGACGTGCCCTACCAGGTACAGACCGAATGGAACACGGTTTCGGCTCCGTTCCCGGCGCCGTTTGACCAGCGCTTTCATCTGCTGTTGAATGTCGCGGTTGGAGGGAATTTCGTGGGGGCGCCGGATGGCACCACAACATTTCCCCAGTCCATGGAAGTCGAATACGTGAGAGTATATCAAAAGCCTGATGCCCAGTAG
- a CDS encoding ZIP family metal transporter, whose translation MLEWFAQYGPVTQSLFAGLFTWSITALGAALVIFTRGVSQKVLDVMLGFAAGVMIAASFWSLLSPAISMAQMQGIPAWLPATVGFVLGGAFLRMADAVLPHLHPGLPVRQAEGIKTSWERATLLVLAITLHNIPEGLAVGVAFGAVAVGMQADGGASLAAAVALAIGIGIQNFPEGIAVALPLRGQGASRLKSFWYGQLSAIVEPVAAVTGAAAVLVFQPILPYALAFAAGAMIYVVVEELIPESHYHGNADLATTGTLVGFVVMMVLDVALG comes from the coding sequence ATGCTTGAGTGGTTTGCGCAGTACGGCCCTGTTACACAGAGTCTTTTTGCGGGGTTATTTACCTGGTCGATCACGGCTCTGGGGGCGGCCCTCGTCATCTTCACGCGGGGTGTCTCGCAGAAAGTCCTCGACGTCATGCTCGGCTTTGCGGCTGGCGTGATGATAGCCGCAAGCTTCTGGTCGCTGCTGTCGCCGGCTATCAGCATGGCACAGATGCAGGGTATTCCGGCATGGCTGCCCGCGACCGTTGGATTCGTGCTCGGCGGTGCATTCCTCAGGATGGCCGACGCCGTGCTGCCCCACCTGCACCCGGGCCTCCCGGTTCGGCAGGCTGAGGGGATCAAAACCTCATGGGAGCGGGCGACACTGCTCGTGCTGGCGATCACGCTGCACAATATTCCGGAAGGACTGGCTGTCGGTGTGGCGTTCGGCGCCGTAGCCGTGGGAATGCAGGCCGATGGCGGGGCATCGCTCGCTGCAGCCGTTGCGCTGGCCATTGGAATCGGAATTCAGAATTTTCCCGAAGGCATCGCGGTAGCGTTGCCGTTGCGTGGCCAGGGCGCCTCAAGACTCAAGAGCTTCTGGTACGGCCAACTGTCCGCAATCGTCGAGCCGGTGGCGGCCGTTACCGGCGCGGCTGCGGTGCTTGTTTTTCAGCCGATCCTGCCCTACGCCCTGGCATTCGCAGCCGGCGCAATGATCTATGTTGTTGTTGAGGAACTGATCCCCGAATCTCATTATCACGGTAACGCAGACCTTGCGACAACCGGGACTCTGGTGGGCTTCGTCGTGATGATGGTCCTGGATGTTGCCCTGGGGTAG
- a CDS encoding M20/M25/M40 family metallo-hydrolase, translated as MEQIVNINSGTMNAKGVREVGSIFEAKLKEIGFETSWEEYPPEMKRAGNLYAERSGTRGKRVLLIGHLDTVFEEDSPFQRYEQIDDSTAKGPGVEDMKGGDIVILYALKALHAAGALDETQIVVALMGDEEYAGRPVSISRKGLQEIGKRSDVALGFEGMAGSTGTIARRGFSGWQLTVKGKRAHSSGIFSDSDGAGAIFEAARILHGFYADIRGEDYLTFGAGIILGGTRVEYDKQLSTGTAFGKSNVIPETVIVDGDLRAVSIDQLKRTQERMQAIVAAHLPQTSAQITFDDSFPPMGPTSGNKRLLKSLSDVSVDLGYDPIVALDPLQRGAADVSFVAEYVDAVDGLGAGGSGGHTLYETVDLRTIPLAIKRAAVLIYRLTR; from the coding sequence CTGGAACAGATCGTGAACATCAACAGCGGGACCATGAACGCGAAGGGCGTTCGTGAAGTGGGGAGCATCTTCGAGGCAAAGCTGAAAGAGATCGGCTTTGAGACCAGTTGGGAAGAGTATCCACCGGAAATGAAGCGCGCCGGCAACCTGTACGCCGAACGTTCGGGCACCCGTGGCAAGCGGGTACTGTTGATCGGGCATCTCGACACCGTATTTGAGGAGGACAGCCCGTTTCAGCGATATGAGCAGATCGACGACTCAACGGCAAAGGGACCGGGCGTGGAGGACATGAAAGGGGGAGACATCGTTATCCTGTATGCTCTCAAGGCCCTTCATGCAGCAGGTGCACTCGACGAAACGCAGATTGTCGTGGCCCTGATGGGCGACGAAGAATACGCGGGCCGGCCTGTCTCGATTTCCAGAAAGGGTCTGCAAGAGATTGGCAAGAGGAGTGATGTCGCCCTGGGATTCGAAGGCATGGCGGGATCGACGGGTACCATCGCTCGCCGGGGTTTCAGTGGATGGCAACTCACGGTGAAAGGAAAGCGGGCGCATTCCTCCGGAATCTTCTCCGACAGCGACGGGGCGGGAGCCATCTTCGAGGCGGCACGCATACTGCATGGCTTCTATGCGGACATTCGCGGTGAAGACTACCTCACATTCGGTGCGGGTATCATACTGGGTGGTACGCGCGTCGAGTACGACAAGCAACTTTCGACAGGAACCGCCTTCGGGAAGTCCAATGTCATTCCAGAAACCGTGATTGTAGACGGTGACCTGCGGGCGGTCTCTATCGATCAATTGAAGCGCACGCAGGAACGGATGCAGGCCATCGTCGCCGCGCACCTTCCGCAGACGTCTGCGCAGATTACGTTTGATGACTCCTTCCCTCCGATGGGTCCGACTTCGGGCAACAAGCGTCTTCTGAAGAGTCTGAGCGACGTAAGTGTTGATCTTGGCTACGATCCGATTGTTGCGCTCGATCCGCTGCAGAGAGGCGCTGCGGATGTGTCCTTCGTTGCTGAGTACGTCGACGCCGTCGATGGCCTGGGGGCTGGAGGGTCTGGCGGCCATACACTGTACGAGACAGTCGACCTTCGGACGATTCCTCTTGCCATCAAGCGGGCCGCCGTTCTTATCTATCGTCTGACGCGATAA
- a CDS encoding glycoside hydrolase family 18 protein, whose amino-acid sequence MNTGFESRPAPASSLSGAVVFFLALLMLAGCSGERAAADFKIVGYVFGGRGSPPFAVDAGRLTHINYAFTHIENGEVVPPTSADSVNLAYLRSLKSANPTLAILISIGGWSRSEGFSDAALTQENRERFARSAVEYMMQNGLDGVDLDWEYPGQPGAGNTHRPEDRENFTLMLKTLREHLGRAASEDGDASRHYLLTIASGASQTYLDHTDLGTAHRYVDFINIMTYDFSGTWTDTVWHHTNLRAPAGEGGSNRGSDRAVDEHRRAGVPGDKLVLGVAFYGRGWAGVRGLNQPASDSVFGLPYHSIAGLEGSGQGFVRQWDEDAQAPYLWNDDTGTFITYDDTVSLRKKVQFVKDEGLGGVMFWEHSADTTGALLRTLDYHLR is encoded by the coding sequence ATGAATACTGGTTTCGAATCTCGCCCAGCACCTGCCTCAAGCCTGTCGGGCGCTGTCGTTTTTTTTCTTGCCCTGCTGATGCTCGCGGGTTGCAGCGGGGAGAGAGCAGCCGCTGACTTCAAGATTGTGGGTTATGTTTTTGGAGGGCGCGGGAGCCCGCCCTTCGCCGTGGATGCTGGACGTTTGACACACATCAACTACGCATTCACTCATATTGAAAACGGCGAAGTTGTGCCTCCCACGTCAGCCGACTCCGTCAATCTCGCATACCTGCGTTCCCTGAAGTCGGCCAACCCGACGCTGGCCATCCTTATCTCGATTGGTGGATGGAGTCGCTCGGAAGGATTCTCGGATGCCGCACTGACGCAAGAGAACCGAGAGAGATTCGCCCGATCGGCTGTCGAGTACATGATGCAGAACGGACTTGATGGCGTCGACCTGGACTGGGAGTATCCGGGTCAGCCGGGAGCCGGCAACACCCATCGACCGGAGGACCGCGAGAACTTTACGTTGATGCTGAAGACGCTTCGCGAGCATCTCGGCCGTGCAGCCTCCGAGGACGGTGACGCTAGTCGTCACTATCTGCTAACCATCGCGAGTGGAGCCAGTCAGACCTACCTGGACCATACGGATCTTGGTACGGCTCATCGATATGTTGATTTCATCAATATCATGACCTACGATTTCTCCGGCACATGGACGGATACAGTATGGCACCACACAAATTTAAGGGCACCGGCCGGCGAGGGAGGCTCAAACCGGGGATCGGATCGCGCCGTTGACGAGCATCGCCGCGCGGGCGTGCCTGGTGATAAACTCGTGCTGGGAGTAGCTTTCTATGGACGCGGATGGGCCGGCGTGCGTGGACTGAATCAGCCGGCCAGCGACAGCGTTTTCGGCCTGCCCTACCACTCGATCGCCGGTCTGGAAGGCAGCGGTCAGGGTTTCGTCCGACAGTGGGATGAGGACGCTCAGGCACCGTATCTGTGGAACGACGACACGGGTACGTTTATCACATATGACGATACGGTATCTCTTCGGAAGAAAG